The following are encoded together in the Sphingomicrobium clamense genome:
- a CDS encoding flavin reductase, which yields MVVGSQHEPAVLLLPDEGRDPADYEAMAEALADAGRHVIIPARRSNGSDEQHVGDLGAILAQLSTRPVIVGLGAGAETAARALCEGEPDLCTGLVLVGGDSDATLPPHLPAMIVRPEGSDLYAALTAPGAEWVEQQTDAPSELLDALLIEFLERRVPRTPTEYIGGSDPRTLRDALGTFATGVTIVTARAPDGTNVGLTANSFTSVSLDPPLLLVCPHRQAHSMAVFSEVDHFAVNVLHIGQQSVSDLFARKSDDRFERVDWEVWDHGPPILTNSLASFECRKFAEYDGGDHVILVGEVKRVRFAPQRDPLLYFRGKYRRLHFA from the coding sequence ATGGTCGTCGGTTCGCAGCACGAGCCCGCCGTGCTGCTCCTGCCCGACGAGGGCCGCGATCCTGCCGATTACGAGGCGATGGCGGAGGCGCTGGCCGATGCCGGTCGCCACGTCATCATCCCCGCGCGGCGATCCAACGGCTCCGATGAACAGCATGTCGGCGATCTCGGCGCGATCCTCGCCCAGCTCTCGACCCGCCCCGTCATCGTCGGCCTTGGCGCGGGCGCAGAGACTGCCGCGCGCGCGCTGTGCGAGGGCGAGCCCGACCTGTGCACGGGCCTCGTGCTGGTCGGCGGCGACAGCGACGCGACCCTCCCGCCGCATCTCCCCGCCATGATCGTCCGTCCCGAGGGCAGCGACCTGTACGCCGCTCTGACCGCCCCTGGGGCCGAATGGGTCGAACAGCAAACCGACGCTCCATCCGAATTGCTCGATGCGCTCCTCATCGAATTCCTAGAACGCCGCGTCCCGCGCACCCCGACCGAATATATCGGTGGCAGCGACCCGCGCACCCTGCGCGACGCGCTCGGCACCTTCGCGACCGGAGTAACCATCGTCACCGCCCGCGCACCCGACGGCACAAATGTCGGCCTTACCGCCAACAGCTTTACCTCGGTCAGCCTCGACCCGCCGCTTCTCCTCGTCTGCCCGCATAGGCAAGCGCATTCGATGGCGGTTTTTTCCGAAGTCGATCATTTCGCCGTCAACGTGCTCCACATCGGCCAGCAGTCGGTCAGCGACCTATTCGCGAGAAAAAGCGATGACCGTTTCGAACGCGTCGACTGGGAAGTGTGGGATCACGGCCCGCCCATTCTCACCAATTCGCTTGCCAGCTTCGAATGCCGGAAATTCGCCGAGTATGACGGCGGCGATCACGTGATCCTTGTGGGCGAGGTCAAGCGTGTGCGTTTCGCCCCACAACGCGATCCGCTCCTTTATTTCCGCGGCAAATATCGCCGCCTGCATTTCGCCTAA
- a CDS encoding dihydrofolate reductase — MTQPAPITMILARAQNGVIGKDGDLPWHLPADLKRFKAITMGGAMVMGRKTFDSLPGLLPGRRHIVLTRDPDWKAKGAEVVQTVGEAIATAGDHHLFVIGGAEIFALFLPLAQKIELTEILEDVDGDTVVPDPREDEAWRETMRDAYPSVDGRPPFAFVTLERA; from the coding sequence ATGACCCAGCCTGCTCCCATTACCATGATCCTTGCGCGTGCGCAGAATGGCGTGATCGGCAAGGATGGCGACCTGCCCTGGCATCTTCCTGCCGATCTCAAGCGGTTCAAGGCGATCACCATGGGTGGCGCGATGGTCATGGGCCGCAAGACGTTCGACAGCCTGCCAGGCCTGCTGCCCGGGCGGCGGCACATCGTCCTGACCCGTGATCCCGATTGGAAGGCCAAAGGTGCCGAGGTCGTGCAAACTGTCGGAGAAGCCATCGCTACAGCCGGTGACCATCACCTGTTCGTGATCGGCGGCGCGGAGATTTTCGCGCTCTTCCTGCCGCTCGCGCAGAAAATCGAGCTGACCGAGATCCTCGAAGACGTCGATGGCGACACGGTCGTGCCAGATCCCCGCGAAGATGAGGCCTGGCGCGAGACGATGCGCGATGCTTACCCGTCGGTCGACGGACGCCCGCCCTTTGCCTTCGTGACGCTCGAGCGCGCCTAG
- the rpmD gene encoding 50S ribosomal protein L30 has product MAKAKKIKITQTGSPIRRDKTQRATLVGLGLNKMHRTVEVEATPEVLGQVKKVAHLLSVEEA; this is encoded by the coding sequence ATGGCGAAGGCTAAGAAGATCAAGATCACGCAGACCGGTTCGCCGATCCGTCGTGACAAGACGCAGCGCGCGACGCTCGTCGGCCTGGGGCTCAACAAGATGCACCGGACCGTCGAAGTCGAAGCGACGCCCGAGGTCCTGGGTCAGGTCAAGAAGGTCGCCCACCTCCTCAGCGTCGAAGAGGCGTAA
- a CDS encoding ATPase produces the protein MRRLVSVAALATAAIAAPAGSEVVSSSANAFHVRHSEPLVATQEDAWNLLRQPALWWNGEHSYSLDAANFYLELKPGGCFCERMPDGGFVEHMRVLSFTPGEELVLEGMLGPLRTIPATGVLVFKLESQGGNSRITSDFKVVGFPEGNGTMWAGAVDGVIGEQMKRLRSRAASKGRRGNPL, from the coding sequence ATGCGTCGCCTTGTTTCCGTTGCCGCTCTCGCCACCGCCGCGATCGCCGCGCCTGCCGGGAGCGAAGTGGTTTCGTCCTCCGCCAATGCCTTCCACGTACGCCACAGCGAGCCGCTCGTCGCGACGCAGGAAGATGCCTGGAACCTGCTGCGCCAGCCTGCGCTCTGGTGGAATGGCGAACATAGTTATTCGCTCGATGCGGCCAATTTCTATCTCGAGCTGAAGCCCGGCGGATGTTTCTGCGAACGCATGCCCGACGGTGGCTTCGTCGAGCATATGCGCGTGCTCAGTTTCACGCCCGGTGAGGAACTGGTGCTCGAAGGCATGCTGGGACCGCTGCGGACAATTCCCGCGACGGGCGTCCTGGTCTTCAAGCTTGAAAGCCAGGGTGGCAATTCCCGCATCACGTCCGATTTTAAGGTCGTCGGCTTCCCTGAAGGCAACGGCACAATGTGGGCCGGTGCGGTCGACGGGGTGATCGGCGAGCAGATGAAGCGGCTGCGGTCGCGAGCGGCCTCCAAGGGCCGGCGCGGCAACCCCCTCTAG
- a CDS encoding FAD-binding oxidoreductase: MSVDTVIETLRGQLGDKVVVTDADAIAPWLTDWRGRWTGASKALLQPSTTQEVATIVKACNEAGVPLVAQGGNSSMVGGATPNPDGGSLLLSMRSMNNVRMLDAEAGTVVAEAGVILANLHDTALKRGLRFPLTLGAKGSATVGGLVSTNAGGTQVLRFGTMRGLTLGLEAVLPDGTIHDGLGGLKKDNRGPSLDQLLIGAEGTLGVVTAALLKLAPAPVARSTAFAGVKSPAAALRLLRRMTDLVEGFELLPHDSLEAAQRHMDVSSPLASKHDWYVLVEATQAKGQEDARALLERLLAYAMEDGLVEDAAIASNEAQSEAMWRIRDGLSDSEKQVYGLATQHDISVPVDAIPEFLKRVKSEIEREWPGSWVSGYGHLGDGNIHLHVRAMDRACEGWQESEGKEIGRRVHDLVTEAGGSISAEHGIGQMKRDELARLGEPARLTMLRALKAALDPKRIMNPGKLIP, from the coding sequence ATGAGTGTCGACACGGTCATCGAGACGCTGCGCGGACAGCTGGGCGACAAGGTCGTCGTCACCGATGCGGACGCCATTGCGCCGTGGCTGACCGACTGGCGCGGCCGGTGGACAGGCGCATCGAAGGCGCTGTTGCAGCCGTCGACGACACAAGAGGTCGCGACCATCGTGAAGGCATGCAACGAGGCAGGCGTGCCGCTGGTCGCGCAGGGCGGCAACAGCTCAATGGTGGGCGGTGCTACGCCCAATCCGGACGGCGGCTCGCTGCTCCTGTCGATGCGAAGTATGAATAATGTCCGCATGCTCGACGCGGAGGCCGGAACGGTCGTCGCCGAGGCCGGTGTCATTCTTGCGAATCTGCATGACACGGCGCTCAAGCGGGGCCTGCGCTTTCCGCTGACGCTGGGCGCAAAAGGTAGCGCGACGGTGGGCGGCCTGGTGTCGACCAACGCCGGGGGCACGCAGGTGTTACGATTTGGCACGATGCGCGGGCTGACGCTGGGGCTGGAGGCGGTGCTGCCCGACGGGACAATCCACGACGGGCTGGGCGGGCTGAAAAAAGACAATCGCGGGCCATCGCTCGACCAATTGCTAATCGGGGCCGAAGGAACGCTGGGTGTCGTGACGGCGGCCTTGCTCAAGCTCGCGCCGGCGCCGGTCGCGCGTTCGACCGCATTCGCGGGTGTGAAGTCTCCAGCAGCAGCGCTGAGGCTTCTGCGACGGATGACCGATCTGGTCGAAGGGTTCGAATTGCTTCCCCACGACAGTCTCGAAGCGGCGCAGCGGCACATGGATGTCTCGTCTCCGCTAGCAAGCAAGCATGATTGGTACGTGCTGGTCGAGGCGACGCAAGCGAAGGGGCAGGAGGACGCGCGGGCATTGCTCGAGCGCTTGCTGGCCTATGCGATGGAGGACGGGCTGGTCGAGGACGCGGCCATCGCCTCCAATGAAGCGCAGTCGGAGGCAATGTGGCGCATCCGCGACGGGCTTTCAGACAGCGAGAAGCAGGTCTACGGCCTAGCGACGCAGCACGACATTTCGGTGCCGGTCGATGCGATTCCCGAATTTCTCAAGCGGGTGAAGAGCGAAATCGAGCGCGAATGGCCGGGAAGCTGGGTGTCGGGATACGGGCATCTGGGCGACGGCAACATCCATCTCCACGTCCGCGCGATGGACCGGGCATGCGAGGGCTGGCAGGAGAGTGAAGGCAAAGAGATCGGAAGACGCGTCCACGATCTCGTCACCGAGGCGGGCGGCTCGATCAGCGCTGAACACGGCATCGGCCAGATGAAGCGCGACGAGCTTGCGAGATTGGGCGAACCGGCGCGGCTGACGATGCTGCGAGCGCTGAAGGCGGCGCTGGATCCCAAGAGGATCATGAACCCCGGGAAGCTGATCCCTTAG
- the rplO gene encoding 50S ribosomal protein L15 — translation MKLNDIKDNEGARKERMRVGRGIGSGKGKTAGRGQKGQKSRSGVAIKGFEGGQMPIHMRAPKRGFNNPFGKDYAVVNVGAVQKAIDEKKLDAKKDIDHAALKAAGLARGGKDGVRLLGKGELKAKANFIVAGASKGAVELVEKAGGSVDVIKVVPAAEKAAAKKGTGRAGKKANA, via the coding sequence ATCAAACTCAACGACATCAAAGACAATGAAGGCGCCCGCAAGGAGCGCATGCGCGTCGGCCGTGGTATCGGTTCGGGCAAGGGCAAGACCGCCGGTCGCGGCCAGAAGGGCCAGAAGAGCCGTTCGGGTGTTGCCATCAAGGGCTTCGAAGGCGGCCAGATGCCGATCCACATGCGTGCCCCCAAGCGCGGCTTCAACAATCCGTTCGGCAAAGACTATGCCGTCGTGAACGTCGGCGCGGTCCAGAAGGCCATCGACGAGAAGAAGCTCGACGCCAAGAAGGACATCGACCACGCTGCATTGAAGGCAGCCGGTCTCGCCCGTGGCGGCAAGGACGGCGTGCGCCTGCTCGGCAAGGGCGAGCTCAAGGCCAAGGCCAACTTCATCGTCGCCGGTGCCTCGAAGGGTGCCGTCGAACTGGTCGAGAAGGCCGGTGGCAGCGTTGACGTGATCAAGGTCGTTCCGGCTGCCGAAAAGGCCGCCGCGAAGAAGGGCACGGGTCGCGCGGGCAAGAAAGCCAACGCGTAA
- a CDS encoding acetyl-CoA C-acetyltransferase — MDAYIVTALRTAGGRRGGALKDWHPVDMGAAVLDALVERSGIDPNAIDDVIMGCVTQAGEQSVHVGRNAVLASGLPKSVPAVTIDRQCGSSQQALQFAAQAVMSGTQDVVIASGVESMTRVPMGSAGYWTPEPKAGSPTGKGTAKNYPGIVFSQFTGAQMMAEKHGFSREEMDAFALESHRKAAAATEEGAFEDEILPLETEAGPHTIDEGIRFDATIEGIGSVKPLVKGGSISAANASQICDGASGVLVVNERALKTHGLTPLARMVDMTVTAGDPVIMLEEPLFATDRALKKSGMSLDEIDLYEVNEAFAPVPMAWAKHVGADPSRLNVHGGAIALGHPLGASGTKLMATLVHALHRHGKRYGLQTMCEGGGQANVTIVERL; from the coding sequence ATGGACGCCTATATCGTCACGGCATTGCGGACCGCGGGAGGCAGGCGCGGCGGCGCGCTTAAGGACTGGCACCCGGTCGACATGGGTGCGGCGGTGCTCGATGCGCTCGTCGAGCGGTCGGGGATCGATCCCAACGCAATCGACGACGTCATCATGGGATGCGTGACGCAGGCCGGCGAACAGTCGGTCCATGTCGGGCGCAACGCGGTTCTCGCCTCGGGCCTGCCCAAGAGCGTGCCCGCAGTGACCATCGACCGACAGTGCGGCAGTTCGCAGCAGGCGCTGCAATTTGCGGCACAGGCGGTGATGAGCGGGACGCAGGACGTGGTGATCGCGAGCGGGGTGGAATCGATGACCCGCGTGCCGATGGGGAGCGCGGGCTACTGGACCCCCGAGCCCAAGGCGGGCAGCCCGACCGGCAAGGGCACGGCGAAGAATTATCCGGGAATCGTCTTTTCGCAATTCACCGGCGCGCAGATGATGGCCGAAAAGCACGGCTTTTCGCGCGAGGAGATGGATGCGTTTGCGCTGGAGAGCCATCGCAAGGCGGCAGCCGCGACCGAAGAAGGGGCGTTCGAGGACGAAATCCTGCCGCTCGAGACCGAGGCGGGCCCGCACACGATCGACGAGGGCATCCGCTTCGACGCGACGATCGAGGGGATCGGGTCGGTCAAGCCGCTCGTCAAGGGCGGATCGATCAGCGCGGCCAACGCTAGCCAGATCTGCGACGGGGCGAGCGGGGTGCTGGTCGTCAACGAGCGAGCGCTGAAAACCCACGGGCTGACCCCTCTGGCACGGATGGTCGACATGACGGTGACCGCGGGCGACCCGGTCATCATGCTCGAAGAACCGCTCTTCGCGACCGACCGCGCGCTGAAGAAGTCGGGCATGAGCCTCGATGAAATCGATCTCTACGAGGTCAACGAGGCCTTCGCGCCGGTGCCGATGGCCTGGGCCAAGCATGTCGGCGCCGACCCGTCGCGGCTCAACGTACACGGCGGCGCTATCGCGCTCGGTCACCCGCTGGGCGCGAGCGGCACCAAGCTTATGGCGACGCTGGTCCACGCGCTCCACCGCCATGGCAAGCGCTATGGCCTACAGACGATGTGCGAAGGCGGCGGACAGGCGAACGTGACGATCGTGGAGCGGCTCTAG
- the secY gene encoding preprotein translocase subunit SecY, translating into MASAAEQLASGISFDSFRKATELKKRLWFTLGALVLFRFLSFVPIPGIDPRALASLFDTQRGGVLDFFNTFSGGSLERMSIIALGIMPYITASIVIQLGAALHEPWKQLKKEGQTGRQKLNQYTRFLTVFLTTIQGYFIATGLEGLGANTGIQAVVEPGYLFRGAATVSLVGGTLFLMWLGEQITARGIGNGVSLIIMAGIVATLPSTLAQLFESGRSGAMDPLLIFSVVIAVAILILFICFIERAQRRVLVQYPKRQTARGLMQQERSHLPMKINTAGVIPPIFASSILVMPLTVLQFAGGSVDPNAASNDVLINISTYLQRGSPLYLALYGIGIAFFTFFYASVQFNSEDVSDNLKRAGGFVPGIRPGKSTEQYFDYLLNRITTVGAAYLVLICLIPEFMFSQAGVTFALGGTSLLIVVNVTMDFVSQVQSHLIAHQYGDLIKKSKLKGRRR; encoded by the coding sequence ATGGCTTCTGCCGCCGAACAACTCGCCTCCGGCATTTCTTTCGACAGCTTCCGCAAGGCGACCGAGCTGAAGAAGCGTCTCTGGTTCACTCTGGGTGCGCTGGTCCTGTTCCGCTTCCTCTCCTTCGTGCCGATCCCCGGGATCGATCCGCGCGCGCTCGCCAGCCTGTTCGATACGCAGCGCGGCGGCGTGCTCGACTTCTTCAACACCTTCTCGGGCGGCAGCCTCGAGCGCATGAGCATCATCGCGCTCGGCATCATGCCCTACATCACCGCCTCGATCGTCATCCAGCTGGGCGCTGCGCTCCACGAACCGTGGAAACAGCTCAAGAAGGAAGGCCAGACCGGGCGCCAGAAGCTCAACCAGTATACCCGTTTCCTCACCGTCTTCCTGACCACGATCCAGGGCTATTTCATCGCCACGGGCCTTGAAGGGCTGGGCGCCAATACCGGCATCCAGGCGGTGGTCGAGCCGGGCTATCTGTTCCGCGGGGCGGCCACGGTCAGCCTCGTCGGCGGAACGTTGTTCCTGATGTGGCTGGGTGAGCAGATCACCGCGCGCGGCATCGGTAACGGCGTGTCGCTGATTATCATGGCGGGCATCGTCGCCACGCTACCCTCGACGCTCGCGCAGCTGTTCGAGAGCGGCCGTTCGGGCGCGATGGATCCGCTGCTGATCTTCAGCGTCGTGATCGCCGTCGCCATCCTGATCCTCTTCATCTGCTTCATCGAACGCGCGCAGCGTCGGGTGCTGGTGCAATATCCCAAGCGACAGACCGCGCGCGGCCTGATGCAGCAGGAGCGCAGCCACCTGCCGATGAAGATCAACACGGCCGGCGTCATCCCGCCGATCTTCGCCAGCTCGATCCTCGTCATGCCGCTAACTGTCCTGCAATTCGCCGGCGGCAGCGTCGATCCCAACGCGGCGTCGAACGACGTGCTGATCAACATCTCGACCTATCTGCAGCGCGGCAGCCCGCTCTACCTTGCGCTTTACGGTATCGGCATCGCCTTCTTCACCTTCTTCTACGCGTCGGTGCAGTTCAACAGCGAGGACGTGTCGGACAATCTCAAGCGCGCGGGCGGCTTCGTCCCGGGCATCCGCCCCGGCAAGTCGACCGAGCAATATTTCGATTATCTCTTGAACCGCATCACCACCGTGGGCGCGGCCTATCTGGTGCTGATCTGCCTGATCCCCGAATTCATGTTCAGCCAGGCGGGCGTAACATTCGCGCTGGGTGGCACGAGCCTGCTCATCGTCGTCAACGTGACGATGGATTTCGTGAGCCAGGTACAAAGCCACTTGATCGCGCACCAATATGGCGATTTGATCAAGAAATCGAAATTGAAGGGTCGTCGCCGCTAG
- the rpsE gene encoding 30S ribosomal protein S5 → MKRGGGRGRGGPGGGRDNRGGGRGRGRGRDNRRDDDGEDLIEKLVHINRVSKTVKGGKRFGFAAIVVVGDGKGRAGFGSGKAREVPEAINKATAAAKKAMIRVPLKDGRTLHHDGKGRFGAGKVVVRSAPPGTGIIAGGPMRAVFESLGVADVVTKSNGTANPFNMIRATFEALKDQTSPRSVAQRRGKKVADLLGRGGMDKAEAEATADAVTE, encoded by the coding sequence ATGAAGCGCGGTGGTGGTCGTGGTCGCGGTGGCCCCGGTGGCGGTCGTGACAATCGTGGTGGCGGTCGTGGCCGCGGTCGCGGTCGTGACAATCGTCGCGACGATGACGGCGAGGACCTGATCGAAAAGCTGGTCCACATCAACCGCGTCTCGAAGACCGTGAAGGGCGGTAAGCGTTTCGGCTTCGCCGCGATCGTGGTCGTGGGCGACGGCAAGGGCCGCGCGGGCTTCGGCTCGGGCAAGGCTCGCGAAGTGCCCGAAGCGATCAACAAGGCGACTGCGGCGGCCAAGAAGGCCATGATCCGCGTGCCGCTCAAGGACGGTCGCACGCTGCACCATGACGGCAAGGGCCGTTTCGGTGCCGGCAAGGTCGTCGTTCGCTCGGCGCCTCCGGGGACCGGCATCATTGCCGGTGGCCCGATGCGTGCCGTGTTCGAAAGCCTCGGCGTCGCCGACGTCGTGACCAAGTCGAACGGCACCGCCAACCCCTTCAACATGATCCGTGCGACCTTCGAGGCGCTCAAGGATCAGACCAGCCCGCGTTCGGTTGCCCAGCGCCGTGGCAAGAAGGTCGCCGACCTTCTCGGCCGTGGTGGCATGGACAAGGCCGAAGCGGAAGCAACCGCCGACGCGGTGACGGAGTAA
- a CDS encoding adenylate kinase, whose product MTDTPTQGNDVRTNIILLGPPGAGKGTQAHRLVETRDMVQLSTGDMLRAAINAGSPVGQQAKAVMERGELVSDAIVSALIGEHLDDAKGKGAIFDGYPRTQHQAEALEMLLADRGRTLDHVIELKVDEDALVDRICGRFSCAKCGALYHETAKPTAKDGVCDVCGSTEFKKRPDDNEETVRKRMAEYRAKTAPILPFYEAQGVVREVDGMGSVEEVAAAIDAIIDG is encoded by the coding sequence ATGACCGACACGCCGACACAGGGGAACGACGTGCGTACCAACATCATCCTTCTGGGACCGCCGGGCGCGGGCAAGGGGACGCAGGCCCACCGCCTGGTCGAAACCCGCGACATGGTCCAGTTGTCGACCGGCGACATGCTGCGTGCCGCGATCAACGCGGGCAGCCCCGTGGGTCAGCAGGCCAAGGCAGTGATGGAACGCGGCGAGCTTGTCTCCGACGCGATCGTCTCGGCGCTGATCGGCGAGCATCTCGACGATGCCAAGGGGAAGGGCGCGATCTTCGACGGCTACCCGCGCACCCAGCACCAAGCCGAAGCGCTCGAAATGCTGCTCGCCGATCGTGGCCGCACGCTCGACCATGTCATCGAGCTGAAGGTCGACGAAGACGCGTTGGTCGACCGCATCTGCGGCCGCTTCAGCTGCGCCAAATGCGGCGCGCTCTATCACGAAACCGCCAAGCCGACCGCCAAGGACGGCGTGTGCGATGTGTGCGGGTCGACCGAATTCAAGAAGCGCCCCGACGATAATGAGGAAACCGTGCGCAAGCGGATGGCCGAGTATCGCGCCAAGACCGCACCGATCCTGCCCTTCTACGAGGCGCAGGGCGTGGTGCGCGAGGTCGATGGGATGGGAAGCGTCGAAGAGGTCGCTGCCGCGATCGACGCGATCATCGACGGCTAG